A segment of the Neochlamydia sp. S13 genome:
TCATGTGGTCAGTACTAAGGAACTTGGCGAAATAGCCATGAAGCATTTACAAGCATTAGATGAGATTGCTTATATTCGGTTTGCTTGCGTGTATAAGCGATTCAAAGATATTGAAGAACTTATGCAAGCAATTAAAACCATTCAACCTAAAGAAAGTTTAAATAAAAGTTCCCAGGCTTGTCCCACGGAAAAGCCTTTAGCGGAAAGTCTAAAAAATTAAAAAGTTATATTTTAATAGGAGGTCCCCATGGGATTAAAGAAAAATGAGGTTGCCCAATTTAAAAAGAAGCTAGAAGAAATGCGCGCCCAGCTAACCCATATCTTAAAAGGTTCGACTGCTGAAGTTAAAACTCCTGATGAAGCTACAGGTTATTCTCAGCATCAAGCAGATCAAGGCACGGATGATTTTGATAGAACCATTAGCCTTGAAGTGACTAGCCGTGAATACCATATTCTTCGACAGATCGAAAGAGCATTGGAGAAAATTGATGAAAATACTTATGGAATTTGCGATCTTACCGGTGAAGATATCCCGCTAGCTCGCTTGGAAGCAGTTCCTTATGCTACTATGACTGTAAAAGCCCAGGAGCAGCTGGAAAAAGGTTTGCTTTGATCATGATGAAGTGTTTTACCCTTTGTTTATCATGTCAGATGCTAGCTTTCATTGGATGTAGCGCTTTAATGGTAGACATTGTTACAAAATACCTTACTCATTATTACCTACCTATTTCCAATCATTTGTTCCTATGGTATCCTTATGGAGGAATTGGACTGTTTAAAAACTTTCTGGGAGTGGAGTTTTCTATCAATCATGCCATTAATCATGGGGCTGCATGGGGAATGTTTGCTGAATTAAAGGACTTTTTGCTAGTCTTGCGCCTCTTCATGATGGGGGGATTGATAGGTTATTTTCTTTTTTATAATCGAAATAAAAGCTGGCAGCTACCTCTTCTATTAATTATCGTAGGGGCGGCAGGAAATATTATCGATACCTTCCTTTATGGGCATGTAATAGATATGTTTCATTTTGTTCTCTGGGGGTATGATTTTCCTGTCTTTAATGTAGCCGACTCTTGTATCACAGTGGGAGTAGCCTGGCTATTAATTAGCTCCCTTTTTGAAAAAGAAAAGTCCACCATATAACCTGCTGCTATGCTAAATGTAAAATCTACTCCTGTTCCTTATCAAGCCTCCAAATGGCTTTCGTTAGCTATGTTGATTGATGAAGATGAAATACAGACTCTTTTTCAAGCCCTAGGAGATTTTAAAATTTTTTCCATAGGAAGGGTAGAAAAAAGCGGAGAAGGACAAATTTCTCATGAAGTTTTTCTAGCTAATTATACTCAATACATTCAATCACTAAAAAGTAGACGAACTTATGAAATGGAATATTTTCGTACATTCTTTACTTCTGTGCTGACTTCTTCTGCAGATCATTTATATGCTTTGTCAATAGGCAACGATCGCCAACTCATACGCATTGCAAAACCGGTCGTGCAGCTGCAGCTGCACACTCTCGATTATTCGGTAGCTGACAACAAATTTCGTTCGATGGTGTTAGGAAAAGATCCCGTCTCGTGGGGGCTGCAGTTTTCATATCCCCAACTTTATCAAGATCCTCAAACACATGCCGTGTATAAAGTAGGAGAAGCTTATGTTAATACAGCTTTGTTTCGATTGATTCAACAATGGCAAAGAAAATATACTGTACCCACCCCTTTCTTAATTAAAAATAAATTGATAAATGTGCCTATGCGCTTAGGAAAAAAGTGTTTTTCATGGATTAATCAACATCCGCAGCTAGAAAATAGAGGTTTGCAAGTCCAAATTCCTCACCCTACGAAATCTTCAATCCCTGAATAGAAAAGCCGGATAAAAGCCACTTTTTAAAAGGCTAGCATAAGAAGATCTTTTGCTAAATAGCCAGGGCTTAAAATAAGCTTTCATAAGCTGGCAGAGGGGCTGAAAATTAATGAAAAAGAAGCTTTTTAAGCAGATCGGAAGTAGAGGTCACTATAGATAATTTATTGCTTGGTAGTGTATATTAGAAACCATGAAAAATTGCATGCATACTTATTCTTTAATAGATAGTGGAAACGGTTACAAATTAGAACAATTTGGTCCTTATACAATATCAAGACCATGCTCACAAGCAGTATGGGAGCCACGCCTTTCTCAAGAAAGCTGGGATCATGCTCATGCTTTTTTTTCTCGAGAAGGACAAAATAAATGGACTTTTCGGAAAGAAAAGCTTCCAGATATGTGGCAGATCAAAGTGGCAGATATAGCCTTCAAAATTTCTCCAACAGATTTTGGCCATCTAGGCATCTTTCCCGAGCAAAGAGCTTTTTGGAAGTGGATTCAAAGCACGCCTATTAAAGGCAAGCGTGTGTTAAATTTATTTGCCTACTCAGGTGGTTCAACTCTTGCAGCCGCACAAGCTGGAGCAGAAGTGTGCCATTTAGATGCTTCCAAAGGAATGGTAGCCTGGGCCCGTGAAAATGCAGCTTTAAATCATCTTGAAAAGGCTCCTATTCGTTGGATTATTGATGATGTTTTCAAGTTTTTGGGGCGGGAATTAAGACGTGGGTCTCGCTATGATGCCATCATTCTCGACCCTCCTAGCTTCGGCAGGGGGGCTAATGGAGAGGTTTTTAAAATTGAGGAGGAGATCAACAAGCTTTTAAGAAGTTGTCGAGAGCTGCTGACCCCCAAACCTTTATTCATATTGTTTTCTTGCCATACTCCTGGCTTTTCTCCTTTAGTGATGAAGCATCTTCTCCATCAAAACTTAGATGGACTTTCCGGAACGATTGATGAAGGAGAAATGTTATTAGAAGGTTCTACTGAAACCTTTCCTATTCCTAGTGGAACTTTTGCAAGGTGGCAATATGCAGGGTAAAGTCATTGCGTTAACCAGCTTACAAAATTCTCGTGTTAAGCAAGTGATTGACCTTCGTGAGCGCCGGGTACGTGATAAGTCCGAGCAATTCATTATAGAGGGATATCGAGAAATTTTACGTGCTTATGAAGCAGGATATAAAATTGATAGTCTCTTTTATTGCCTGGAACTGTTCTTAGGGGAAAATGAAAAGCCTTTGATCCAATCTTTAAGTAGTAAAGGAGCTCAACTTTTTCTTTGTCGGGAAAATATTTTTCGAAAAATGTCGTATCGTGATCGTCCCGACGGATTAATTGCTATAGCTGCTCAACAGCGGCGAGGGCTAGATCAGTTACCAAGCTTAATTAAAAAAAATACTCATTCTCCTCTTTTAGTGGTGGCAGAAGCTATTGAAAAACCTGGCAATCTAGGTACCATTTTACGTTCATCCGATGCTGTTCACCTTGATGCCTTGATTGTTTGCGATAAATGTACAGATATTTATAATCCTAATGTAGTACGTGCTAGTGTAGGGACTTTGTTTACTGTTCCCGTGATAGAAAGCAAAGGCCATGAAACCATTCACTGGTTAAAAAAGCATAACATCTCTATTGTTGCTGCTACTCCTAGCGCTAAGTTAGAATATACGCAAGCAGACTTAAAGCAACCGGTAGCTATTGCTGTTGGCACCGAGCAGCTGGGGCTATCGGAGGCATGGATGCAGCAGGCTAATATCCAGGTAAAAATTCCTATGCTTGGGGTAGCCGATTCACTAAATGTGGCTATGGCCACTACCTTACTTTTATATGAAGCTTTACGTCAACGACGAGGGTAAGTCATATGGACCCCCAAATTCTCTATGAAGATAATCATCTTTTTGTCGTTTGCAAGCCTGCAGGAATTTTAACGCAACCTAGTGGCACTCAGCAAAAAAATTTAGAAGATATTTGTAAAGCCTGGCTTAAAAAAACTTATAATAAGCCGGGCAATATATTTCTAGAAGCGGTTCATCGTTTAGATAAATCTGTAAGCGGCATTGTAGTTTTTGCACGCACGAGTAAAGCTCTTAGCCGATTAAATGCTGCGCTACGCCAGCAACAATTTCGTAAAGTATATTTGGCAATCGTCGAAGGTCTTCCTGAAAAGTCGGTAGATACTTTAGAGCATTATCTTTTGCATGATGCCTATCAAAGTCTAGTAGTTTCATGCAATAGACCTGGCGCAAAATTATGCCGCTTACATTATCAAGTTCTTAAGCATGCTAACCAGACTTCTTTAGTGGAGGTTATTTTGGAGACGGGCCGCTATCACCAGATTCGTGCTCAGCTAGCTGCCATTGGAAAACCTATTGTGGGGGATGCTAAGTATGGAAGTCAAAAACCTTGTTTTTCTCCAGGTATTGCTTTACATCATTCGGAGTTAATGTTTCCTCATCCTACTTTAGGAAAGTCTATTACCCTGCATGCTACCTTGCCCGAAGGGATGCTTAAGCTTTTATAACCAAGCATCATCATCAGCTGCAAGCTATCTTTAAGAAGAAAAAAGCAACAGATAGCAGGCGAAAGTTGCAGAAGGGCATGTAGATTAACCTAAAATCTTAGATTTTACTTTTTTCTTCAGGAATGTCTGGAAGTGGCGGGATAGTTTTCATGACGAGCTCTAAGGCTTCATATTCTCCTAACACGCGGTCAATATTCTTTATAATAAGAGAGGTATCCCTGTGGGCGGCTACTTTAGGATTGTTAAATAAATCTTTCAAATCCTGAAAAGGCTGCATTAGAATCTTCAGGTTAATGCTTTTATCTTGAAGGAAAGTAGAGTGAGTAATTTCTTCCAATCCATTGATAAGGCTAAAAAAAGGATCTTTTAAATTCAAAGAGGTGTAATCAATCTCTTCTAAAATGGTTTTACTTATTTCTAAAAGGGTCAAGCTGGCTTTAACACCTATATCAGGTAAGCCTTGAATTATCGCTGCCTTCGCATGGCAGCTTAGGAGGTGAAGAGGATAGTTGACCAAGGTTAAATCAAATTTTGCGCAATGAAGGACTATCTTTCCCCATACTGCTACAAGTGTAGCAGCCACTTGCACAAGCTTTTTTGCTAAGGCTTTTTCATTAATGAGTGAGATACGTTCATATATATAATACAATATATAACTTGTGTGATCATGAATATCTGAATTTTTATCCCGCGCCTCTGCCGCGATCTGTGCTATCCTTTTAGAGGAAGATAGGAAGTTTCTTATAATGTTTGGCATTGCTTGTAAAGCTTGGTTGCAAAGAGTGGGGTTCATATGATGAGTAGATATTAAAGCTGTTTCGGTAAGCGCCTCCACAGCTTCACAAAGCTCTGATTTTTTATCATTTTGAATGCTCTCTTTGGCTATTTGGGTGAATAAAAGCACCTGATCCAAAGGATTTAAATAAGTGATAAGTCTTTTTAAAAGCGTATAATAAATATCCAGGGTAATTCCTATGCTAAAAACCCAGAGAGCTAATCGGTGGCTCTTTTGCAGGTAATTTAGCCAGAGGGTATCCAAGGCAAGCATGTAGCTTAGCAGGGCGAAGAGCACTATCCAGCTATAAATCCCTAAAAAATATTTATCTCTCTTAAATAAGCTTAATAAATAGGGAGTAGAGTTTTGCCCAGCTTTTTGCAGAGGTATTAAACTGCCAGCAATTGTCAAACAAAAGAGGACAAAGAAAGTCGTGCCTGTTATCAATAAGAGGCAGCCTAGTAAATTTTCATTCGGCAGGCTAACTAGCGTAAAAGGAGTAAAAAGTATAAAGAGGGCGGCGAGTGCAGAAAGAAAAATTCCAATCATTGGATACCTTTATAAATTTAAGCGAAGGTTATCATAAACTTAATTTTTGTGTATCTATTCTCAAAAAAATGGATGGATAGCTTCTTCTTTTTAGCAGGCTTTTAGTTTCGAATCGCCTTTTATAGTAAGCCACTTCCAAAACTTAATGAATTTATTGCCTTTTTTAGCATGAACAGTGACGCTTGACAAGCTCTAAATGTGATTTCATTCACAGTAACTTATAAAGACATTTCCTTTTACAACATATAATCTAGTGGTTTACAAGGAGATTGATGGAGAAAAAGCAATTTTAGAGGAAGGACGGGACGGGGAGAGCCTCTCTCATATTCTGGCGTTAGAATCCCTAATGAGTATAAATTACAGGTGCTAGCACTAATACATCCTTGGGAAAGTTTAATAATTATTTTGTTTGGGCTGGAAATTAAATTGCTGGTTTTTATTGTT
Coding sequences within it:
- a CDS encoding TraR/DksA family transcriptional regulator, whose translation is MGLKKNEVAQFKKKLEEMRAQLTHILKGSTAEVKTPDEATGYSQHQADQGTDDFDRTISLEVTSREYHILRQIERALEKIDENTYGICDLTGEDIPLARLEAVPYATMTVKAQEQLEKGLL
- the lspA gene encoding signal peptidase II, whose product is MMKCFTLCLSCQMLAFIGCSALMVDIVTKYLTHYYLPISNHLFLWYPYGGIGLFKNFLGVEFSINHAINHGAAWGMFAELKDFLLVLRLFMMGGLIGYFLFYNRNKSWQLPLLLIIVGAAGNIIDTFLYGHVIDMFHFVLWGYDFPVFNVADSCITVGVAWLLISSLFEKEKSTI
- a CDS encoding class I SAM-dependent methyltransferase — protein: MHTYSLIDSGNGYKLEQFGPYTISRPCSQAVWEPRLSQESWDHAHAFFSREGQNKWTFRKEKLPDMWQIKVADIAFKISPTDFGHLGIFPEQRAFWKWIQSTPIKGKRVLNLFAYSGGSTLAAAQAGAEVCHLDASKGMVAWARENAALNHLEKAPIRWIIDDVFKFLGRELRRGSRYDAIILDPPSFGRGANGEVFKIEEEINKLLRSCRELLTPKPLFILFSCHTPGFSPLVMKHLLHQNLDGLSGTIDEGEMLLEGSTETFPIPSGTFARWQYAG
- a CDS encoding RNA methyltransferase, translating into MQGKVIALTSLQNSRVKQVIDLRERRVRDKSEQFIIEGYREILRAYEAGYKIDSLFYCLELFLGENEKPLIQSLSSKGAQLFLCRENIFRKMSYRDRPDGLIAIAAQQRRGLDQLPSLIKKNTHSPLLVVAEAIEKPGNLGTILRSSDAVHLDALIVCDKCTDIYNPNVVRASVGTLFTVPVIESKGHETIHWLKKHNISIVAATPSAKLEYTQADLKQPVAIAVGTEQLGLSEAWMQQANIQVKIPMLGVADSLNVAMATTLLLYEALRQRRG
- a CDS encoding RluA family pseudouridine synthase — translated: MDPQILYEDNHLFVVCKPAGILTQPSGTQQKNLEDICKAWLKKTYNKPGNIFLEAVHRLDKSVSGIVVFARTSKALSRLNAALRQQQFRKVYLAIVEGLPEKSVDTLEHYLLHDAYQSLVVSCNRPGAKLCRLHYQVLKHANQTSLVEVILETGRYHQIRAQLAAIGKPIVGDAKYGSQKPCFSPGIALHHSELMFPHPTLGKSITLHATLPEGMLKLL